GAAGAGCAGCTCAAGAAGATAGAGCCAGCTTACCTTTCTGAAAGGAATTCCGGGAAGAAGAAAAAGGCAGAGGGCGAAGCCAAACCCAAATAATGGCATAAAATCAAACTTTTTATAAAAAGAGTGTTTCATTATAAGGAGAGTGTTTCATAATGGCTGAACAGAAAAGCGAAAAGAAGTCTGAAAAGAAGAAGGCAAAAACAACCAAGGTGTATTCCTACTATACCGCATCCGGCTCAAGCCTTGAAAGGAAAAAGAGGACATGCCCCAAGTGCGGAGACGGCTTTTTCATGTCCGAGCACAAAGACAGGTTTTCCTGCGGCAAGTGCGGATACACTGAGTTCAAGAAGCAGTGAAACAATAATGAATAAGATAATTTAAAGAATTTTTTTAATTATAATTATTAAATTCGTTTTCTTATAAAACACCGCCGTACCGTTAATTATAATTATAAAAAAGCGTTTTCGTTTCGTATTCGTCAGCATAAGAAAACAACGTTGTTTCTGTAATTATAATAATTATTAA
The sequence above is drawn from the Candidatus Woesearchaeota archaeon genome and encodes:
- a CDS encoding 30S ribosomal protein S27ae, which gives rise to MAEQKSEKKSEKKKAKTTKVYSYYTASGSSLERKKRTCPKCGDGFFMSEHKDRFSCGKCGYTEFKKQ